A window of Rhododendron vialii isolate Sample 1 chromosome 11a, ASM3025357v1 contains these coding sequences:
- the LOC131307901 gene encoding uncharacterized protein LOC131307901 isoform X2: MQQVGYLLVLLLWHILHFIVSIWYFALSTAQVLESYLISSGLLKRYKALNFDTLKYLAIVVDSEEAHQISKVTELLQWLAIAGVKNVCLYDTEGLLKSSKKVILERLSVARVHAEVIADVPLCNPKRITVEFASYSDGKEAVAKAANLLFAKYISDGDQKDQIFTESRLTEALKAVGCGSPDPDLLLVYGPARCHMGFSSCRIRYTEIIHMGPLKSVKHGSLIKAIRKFMMVRQNYGK, translated from the exons ATGCAACAG GTTGGCTATCTTTTGGTTCTGCTACTATGGCATATTTTGCACTTTATCGTGAGCATATGGTACTTTGCTCTGAGTACAGCTCAAGTGCTTGAAAGCTACCTCATTTCTAGTGGTCTATTGAAGAGGTACAAAGCCCTTAACTTTGATACACTCAAGTACCTGGCAATTGTTGTGGACAGTGAAGAAGCTCACCAGATTTCAAAAGTTACTGAACTGTTGCAGTGGTTAGCGATCGCTGGAGTGAAGAACGTTTGCCTATATGACACTGAAG GATTGCTGAAGAGTTCCAAGAAAGTCATCTTGGAGAGATTGTCGGTCGCCAGAGTGCACGCG GAAGTTATTGCAGATGTTCCACTATGCAACCCGAAACGTATAACCGTGGAGTTTGCTTCCTACTCTGATGGGAAGGAAGCAGTGGCCAAAGCTGCTAATTTACTTTTTGCAAAGTACATTTCTGATGGGGATCAAAAGGACCAAATCTTTACAGAATCGCGGCTAACTGAGGCACTAAAAGCCGTCG GTTGTGGAAGCCCAGATCCTGATCTCCTATTGGTGTATGGGCCGGCAAGATGCCACATGGGCTTCTCGTCATGCCGAATTCGGTACACTGAGATTAT ACATATGGGACCATTGAAATCCGTGAAACATGGTTCCTTGATAAAAGCTATCCGGAAGTTCATGATGGTGCGCCAGAACTACG GTAAGTGA
- the LOC131307901 gene encoding uncharacterized protein LOC131307901 isoform X1, with translation MVFIFLFCRLMELGGEMLKGFCWTTQVGYLLVLLLWHILHFIVSIWYFALSTAQVLESYLISSGLLKRYKALNFDTLKYLAIVVDSEEAHQISKVTELLQWLAIAGVKNVCLYDTEGLLKSSKKVILERLSVARVHAEVIADVPLCNPKRITVEFASYSDGKEAVAKAANLLFAKYISDGDQKDQIFTESRLTEALKAVGCGSPDPDLLLVYGPARCHMGFSSCRIRYTEIIHMGPLKSVKHGSLIKAIRKFMMVRQNYGK, from the exons ATGGtattcatttttctgttttgtagattaaTGGAGTTAGGAGGTGAAATGTTGAAGGGTTTTTGCTGGACTACTCAA GTTGGCTATCTTTTGGTTCTGCTACTATGGCATATTTTGCACTTTATCGTGAGCATATGGTACTTTGCTCTGAGTACAGCTCAAGTGCTTGAAAGCTACCTCATTTCTAGTGGTCTATTGAAGAGGTACAAAGCCCTTAACTTTGATACACTCAAGTACCTGGCAATTGTTGTGGACAGTGAAGAAGCTCACCAGATTTCAAAAGTTACTGAACTGTTGCAGTGGTTAGCGATCGCTGGAGTGAAGAACGTTTGCCTATATGACACTGAAG GATTGCTGAAGAGTTCCAAGAAAGTCATCTTGGAGAGATTGTCGGTCGCCAGAGTGCACGCG GAAGTTATTGCAGATGTTCCACTATGCAACCCGAAACGTATAACCGTGGAGTTTGCTTCCTACTCTGATGGGAAGGAAGCAGTGGCCAAAGCTGCTAATTTACTTTTTGCAAAGTACATTTCTGATGGGGATCAAAAGGACCAAATCTTTACAGAATCGCGGCTAACTGAGGCACTAAAAGCCGTCG GTTGTGGAAGCCCAGATCCTGATCTCCTATTGGTGTATGGGCCGGCAAGATGCCACATGGGCTTCTCGTCATGCCGAATTCGGTACACTGAGATTAT ACATATGGGACCATTGAAATCCGTGAAACATGGTTCCTTGATAAAAGCTATCCGGAAGTTCATGATGGTGCGCCAGAACTACG GTAAGTGA
- the LOC131307902 gene encoding BURP domain protein USPL1-like isoform X2, with amino-acid sequence MGYRIASFSFLFHVLLLVSQYCCTHSNGSREINKEMHDLQQAAIDENIFFTTNDLKVGKSIPIYFSTKSPSTYPHLLPREESDSIPFSSSQLPNLLDFFSFPKHSPQAKAMEHTLSQCELPPLRGETKFCATSLESMLDSTRGVFGLGTQFRVLTTKLLSRHTAAFQNYTVLEKPNGILSPEIVACHSMPYPYAVFYCHVKDGDHKVFEVLLGGENGERVEAPGVCHVDTSQWDPDHAAFRMLGTQPGGSPVCHFFPADNLIWVASPSVL; translated from the exons ATGGGTTATAGAATTGCCTCTTTCAGTTTCCTCTTCCATGTTCTACTACTTGTTTCCCAG TACTGCTGCACCCATTCAAATGGCTCCAGGGAGATTAACAAAGAGATGCATGATCTGCAACAAGCTGCCATAGATGAGAACATTTTCTTCACTACCAATGACCTGAAAGTtggaaaatcaattcccatatATTTCTCCACAAAATCCCCTTCCACCTACCCTCATCTCCTGCCTAGGGAAGAATCTGACTCAATTCCTTTCTCCTCATCCCAACTCCCAAATCTCcttgatttcttttcctttcccaaGCACTCCCCACAAGCCAAAGCAATGGAACACACCCTGTCCCAGTGTGAGCTTCCACCCCTCAGAGGAGAGACAAAGTTCTGTGCTACCTCCCTGGAATCCATGCTCGACTCAACGCGTGGCGTCTTCGGGTTGGGAACCCAGTTTAGAGTCCTGACCACCAAGCTCCTCTCGAGGCACACTGCAGCTTTCCAAAACTACACAGTTTTGGAAAAGCCAAATGGGATCTTGAGCCCTGAAATTGTGGCATGTCACTCCATGCCCTACCCTTATGCAGTTTTCTATTGCCATGTCAAAGATGGAGACCACAAGGTGTTTGAGGTTTTGCTGGGTGgggaaaatggagagagagtggAGGCTCCGGGTGTTTGCCACGTGGATACATCTCAGTGGGACCCCGATCACGCGGCGTTTCGCATGCTCGGGACTCAGCCGGGGGGATCACCTGTGTGCCATTTTTTCCCAGCTGATAATCTCATTTGGGTGGCATCACCTTCCGTtctctag